A window of the Hordeum vulgare subsp. vulgare chromosome 5H, MorexV3_pseudomolecules_assembly, whole genome shotgun sequence genome harbors these coding sequences:
- the LOC123396251 gene encoding L-type lectin-domain containing receptor kinase IX.1-like produces the protein MQCSYSSSTERSKMHPFSLFLLIFFLPHEILSGTTAAALCNRRCGGTTVPYPFGFSDGCPIALSCDANTSTPTLPYKGGGSGTSYHVVSFNSTISTVMVGLPPSCNRSVADVRRALSGANYGVSARTMLYIRGCHGASAFSCTMPAGFITSLLDKARCDGSDASVKCVASVAPNASVGLAYRQFLRWENVEKASCDDVLASGVCLDIVDGVLSLANEVAELAWWLNGTCAGGGEGCAANAMCSDVNTSNGSVGHRCTCAAGMDGDGFLAGDGCYVEGASLRGVSSSKRQKLILLVSVFGAFLASLGILALFLTHRRRRRNATTKTTNQIPKKAVTHFHGEFVEDELEEGAKGPRPFTYHELTIATDNFSDDRALGRGGFGSVYQGFMSNMKQEVAVKRVSETSRQGWKEFVSEVRIISRLRHRNLVQLIGWCHGGDELLLVYELMHNGSLDTHLHGLDCMLTWPVRYDILLGVGSALLYLHQETEHRVVHRDIKPSNIMLDASFTAKLGDFGLARLINDGRRSHTTGIAGTMGYIDPESMLAGRASVESDVYSFGVVLLEVACGRRPALVQEDGDVVHLVQWVWDLYGRGSILGAADERLRGEFDNTEMERVMVMGLWCAHPDRGMRPSIRQVVNVLLSEAPLPCLPARMPVATYGPPTNHSSSGTLALSSVSGR, from the exons ATGCAGTGCTCATATTCTTCTAGCACCGAAAGATCGAAGATGCACCCCTTCTCCCTCTTCCTCCTTATTTTCTTCCTTCCCCATGAAATCCTCTCCGGCACAACAGCCGCCGCCTTGTGTAACCGCCGGTGCGGCGGCACCACCGTCCCCTACCCCTTCGGCTTCTCCGACGGCTGCCCCATCGCCCTGTCATGCGACGCCAACACCTCAACGCCAACCCTCCCGTACAAAGGAGGAGGCAGCGGCACATCGTACCACGTTGTCTCCTTCAACTCCACCATCTCCACCGTCATGGTCGGCCTCCCTCCGTCGTGCAACCGCAGCGTCGCCGATGTAAGGAGGGCGCTCTCGGGCGCCAATTACGGCGTCTCCGCGCGCACCATGCTCTACATCCGCGGGTGCCACGGCGCGTCGGCCTTCAGCTGCACCATGCCCGCGGGCTTCATTACGAGTCTGCTCGACAAGGCGCGGTGCGACGGCAGCGATGCCTCCGTGAAGTGCGTCGCCTCCGTTGCACCGAACGCCTCCGTCGGGTTGGCGTACAGGCAGTTCCTGCGGTGGGAAAACGTAGAAAAGGCAAGCTGCGACGACGTGCTGGCATCGGGGGTGTGTCTGGACATAGTGGACGGGGTGCTGTCGCTCGCCAACGAGGTGGCGGAGCTGGCGTGGTGGCTCAACGGCACGTGCGCCGGCGGCGGGGAGGGTTGCGCGGCCAACGCGATGTGCTCCGATGTAAATACGTCGAACGGGTCTGTGGGGCACCGGTGCACGTGCGCGGCAGGGATGGACGGCGATGGGTTCTTGGCTGGAGACGGATGCTACGTCG AAGGTGCATCCCTGCGTGGTGTCTCAAGCTCAAAGCGCCAAAAACTAATTCTGCTGGTCAGCGTGTTTGGCGCGTTCCTGGCTTCTCTTGGCATCTTGGCCCTCTTCCTCACACACCGGCGGAGAAGACGCAATGCCACAACGAAGACAACCAATCAGATCCCGAAAAAGGCAGTGACACACTTCCACGGTGAATTCGTAGAGGACGAGCTAGAAGAAGGAGCTAAAGGCCCCCGGCCATTTACCTACCATGAGCTCACCATCGCCACCGACAACTTCTCCGACGACAGGGCGCTGGGGAGAGGAGGCTTTGGGTCTGTGTACCAAGGGTTTATGAGCAACATGAAACAGGAAGTGGCTGTCAAGAGGGTATCTGAGACCTCCCGGCAGGGCTGGAAGGAGTTCGTCTCAGAGGTGCGGATCATTAGTCGGCTCAGGCACCGGAACCTAGTGCAGCTCATTGGTTGGTGCCAcggcggcgacgagctcctcCTCGTCTACGAGCTGATGCACAATGGCAGCCTTGACACTCATCTCCACGGACTAGACTGCATGCTGACATGGCCTGTTAG GTATGACATATTGCTCGGTGTAGGTTCAGCGCTTCTGTACCTACACCAAGAGACGGAACACCGCGTTGTGCACAGGGACATCAAGCCTAGCAACATCATGCTAGACGCCTCCTTCACAGCCAAGCTCGGTGACTTTGGGCTCGCGAGGCTCATCAACGATGGTCGAAGATCGCACACGACCGGCATAGCCGGCACGATGGGGTACATCGATCCGGAGAGCATGCTGGCCGGCAGGGCAAGCGTCGAGTCAGACGTGTATAGCTTCGGGGTCGTCCTTCTCGAGGTTGCATGTGGGCGGCGGCCAGCTCTGGTCCAGGAAGACGGTGATGTCGTCCACCTGGTCCAATGGGTGTGGGACTTGTATGGCAGAGGATCAATTCTTGGCGCTGCCGACGAGCGACTTAGGGGGGAGTTTGACAACACGGAGATGGAGCGTGTTATGGTCATGGGGCTCTGGTGCGCGCACCCTGACCGTGGCATGCGACCATCCATCAGGCAAGTGGTGAACGTGCTGCTGTCCGAAGCGCCATTACCATGCCTCCCGGCGAGGATGCCGGTGGCGACCTATGGGCCGCCGACTAACCATTCGAGTTCCGGAACTTTGGCGCTGAGCAGCGTCAGTGGCCGGTGA